A stretch of Nilaparvata lugens isolate BPH chromosome 12, ASM1435652v1, whole genome shotgun sequence DNA encodes these proteins:
- the LOC120353863 gene encoding BTB/POZ domain-containing protein 3-like: protein MSSSTGKFKNRFLLASEKGFSYDCKFIVGSEKIVVEGHKFLFSVASEVFQAMFYGELKEDNAVKIKDLLPEGFIGMKHFIYTGEVNFESATHAMVIYVAARKYMIPELIQECIKYIQEEIKPYEVLIIYEFCEINSIPEFEELCLKMIEENTDVIVKSEIFPKAKIETIQLLLKSRSLTLKSEIEVFDFFERWALAEAARKKISDEELASSFKNLKKYIRFLAISPEEFTSRIKQSLLLTQAEKQAIECNLIQSDPKPMPESLSVIQQQRNFLPTKTFKHKKYYYIHSFVVSLHWFCSSCSIVNFQNGNLILYLTLGDKGIHDKYMFCMIRPINIESNPKFFMLESKVTVLSSVEGCDDLIFTNNNKIIFGSKLSEVFLAGIPLVKLNKNFFMRETYKRILVRVEFNLNEIDD, encoded by the exons ATGAGCAGTTCAACCGGGAAATTCAAAAACCGTTTTCTTCTAGCTTCAGAAAAGGGCTTCAGTTACGATTGTAAGTTTATAGTCGGCTCTGAAAAAATTGTCGTCGAAGGACACAAGTTTCTGTTCTCGGTGGCAAGTGAAGTATTCCAAGCAATGTTCTACGGGGAGCTGAAAGAAGACAACGCTGTAAAAATTAAAGATTTACTTCCAGAAGGATTTATAGGAATGAAACATTTCATCTATACAGGTGAGGTAAATTTCGAATCTGCAACTCACGCTATGGTAATTTATGTAGCCGCTCGAAAATATATGATTCCTGAACTCATCCAGGAATGCATCAAGTATATTCAAGAGGAAATCAAACCTTATGAGGTATTAATAATTTATGAGTTTTGTGAG ATCAACAGTATACCGGAATTTGAAGAGTTGTGTTTGAAAATGATAGAGGAAAATACTGATGTAATAGTTAAAAGTGAGATTTTTCCAAaagcaaaaattgaaacaatacAATTGCTTTTGAAATCTCGTTCTCTCACATTAAAATCAGAAATCGAGGtgtttgatttttttgaaagatgGGCTCTTGCTGAAGCTGCCCGGAAAAAAATCAGCGATGAAGAGTTGGCATCCAGCTTCAAAAATCTGAAAAAGTACATTCGATTCCTAGCAATAAGTCCTGAAGAGTTCACCTCACGTATTAAGCAGTCTTTGCTACTCACGCAAGCAGAAAAACAAGCTATTGAATGTAATTTGATACAATCAGATCCAAAACCCATGCCCGAGAGTCTCTCTGTAATACAACAGCAACGTAATTTCTTACCCACGAAAACtttcaaacataaaaaatattattacattcATAGTTTTGTAGTTTCATTACATTGGTTTTGTTCATCATGTTCCATAGTGAATTTCCAAAATGGAAATCTTATTCTCTACTTAACTCTTGGTGATAAAGGTATTCATGATAAATACATGTTTTGCATGATTAGGCCAATTAATATTGAATCTAATCCCAAATTTTTCATGTTGGAATCAAAAGTGACAGTATTATCATCAGTGGAAGGATGTGATGATCTaattttcacaaataacaacaaaataatattcgGTTCAAAGTTATCTGAAGTATTTCTTGCTGGAATTCCTCtagttaaattgaataaaaacttttttatgaGAGAAACATACAAAAGAATTCTAGTTAGGGTGGAATTTAATCTTAATGAAATTGATGATTAG
- the LOC111063020 gene encoding BTB/POZ domain-containing protein 3-like, translated as MSSSIGKFKNRFLLASEKGFSYDCKFIVGSENIVVEGHKFLFSVASEVFKAMFYGELKEDNAVKIEDLHAEGFIGMKHFIYTGEVNFESATHAMVIYVAARKYMIPELIQECTKYIQVEIKPHEVLTIYEFCEINSIPEFEEFCLKMIEENTDVIVKSENFPKAKIETIQLLLKSRSLALKSEIEVFDLFERWALSEAARKKISDEELASSFKNLKKYIRFLAISPEEFTSRIKQSLLLTQAEKHAIECYLIQSDPKPMPESLSVIEQQRNFLPTKTFKHKKYDYIQSFVVSLHCFRLSYSILNFKNGNLILSLTLGDKGIHNKYMYCMIKQMKIESNPKFFMLESKVTVLAKVEGCDDLIFTNNNKIIFVSKLSEVFVARIPLVKLNENFFMRGTYKNIQVRVEFNLNEIDD; from the coding sequence ATGAGCAGTTCAATCGGTAAATTCAAAAACCGTTTTCTTCTAGCTTCAGAAAAGGGCTTCAGTTACGATTGTAAGTTTATAGTCGGTTCTGAAAACATTGTCGTCGAAGGACACAAGTTTCTGTTCTCGGTGGCAAGTGAAGTATTCAAAGCAATGTTTTACGGGGAGCTGAAAGAAGACAACGCTGTAAAAATTGAAGATTTGCATGCAGAAGGATTTATAGGAATGAAACATTTCATCTATACAGGTGAGGTAAATTTCGAATCTGCAACTCACGCTATGGTAATTTATGTAGCCGCTCGCAAATATATGATTCCTGAACTCATCCAGGAATGCACCAAGTATATTCAAGTGGAAATCAAACCTCATGAGGTATTAACAATTTATGAGTTTTGTGAGATCAACAGTATACCGGAATTTGAAgagttttgtttgaaaatgataGAGGAAAATACTGATGTAATAGTTAAAAGTGAGAATTTTCCAAaagcaaaaattgaaacaatacAATTGCTTTTGAAATCTCGTTCTCTCGCATTGAAATCAGAAATCGAGGTGTTTGATCTCTTTGAAAGATGGGCTCTTTCTGAAGCTGCCCGGAAAAAAATCAGCGATGAAGAGTTGGCATCCAGCTTCAAAAATCTGAAAAAGTACATTCGATTCCTAGCAATAAGTCCTGAAGAGTTCACCTCACGTATTAAGCAGTCTTTGCTACTCACGCAAGCCGAAAAGCATGCTATTGAGTGTTATCTGATACAATCAGATCCAAAACCCATGCCCGAGAGTCTCTCTGTAATAGAACAGCAACGTAATTTCTTACCCACGAAAACtttcaaacataaaaaatatgattacaTTCAGAGTTTTGTAGTTTCATTACATTGTTTTCGTTTATCATATTCcatattgaatttcaaaaatggAAATCTTATTCTCTCCTTAACTCTTGGTGATAAAGGTATTCATAATAAATACATGTATTGCATGATTAAGCAAATGAAGATTGAATCTAATCCCAAATTTTTCATGTTGGAATCAAAAGTGACAGTATTAGCAAAAGTAGAAGGATGTGATGATCTaattttcacaaataacaacaaaataatattcgtTTCAAAGTTATCTGAAGTATTTGTTGCTCGAATTCCTCTagttaaattgaatgaaaacttttttatgaGAGGAACATACAAAAACATTCAAGTTAGGGTGGAATTTAATCTTAATGAAATTGATGATTAG
- the LOC120353864 gene encoding dynein heavy chain 1, axonemal-like codes for MSEKKQYPDPLQREREREKEKLRVHFSEAISVHAQENELLNEDLKQQEAKYSHLWQDKTDDFYAHIESSVFKVERSKVILPPQEWITMGDFMFPEQSFLPKIHYKETATAKVCTTAIRQENLRRLYASQSLTELLKTMYNITSKDLEPTNLIIACPSPIGGRLDSSDRPIGLQDFDDNEFDDRLPEEWLGLGIVEGTVYPVPGKALFAQGNT; via the exons ATGAGTGAGAAGAAACAATATCCTGACCCACTTCaaagggagagggagagagaaaaagagaagctTCGAGTTCACTTCTCAGAGGCTATTTCTGTTCACGCTCAAGAAAATGAACTGTTGAATGAAGATTTGAAACAACAGGAGGCAAAATACAGCCATTTATGGCAGGACAAAACCGATGATTTCTATGCTCACATAGAGTCTTCTGTTTTCAAGGTTGAGCGCTCGAAGGTTATCTTACCACCTCAGGAATGGATAACCATGGGAGACTTT ATGTTTCCGGAGCAGTCATTTCTACCGAAAATTCATTACAAGGAGACAGCAACAGCAAAGGTGTGCACGACAGCTATAAGGCAAGAGAACCTGCGCAGACTGTATGCGTCGCAGTCACTCACCGAACTGCTCAAAACCATGTACAATATCACCAGCAAGGACCTTGAGCCCACCAACCTAATTATTGCATGTCCCTCTCCCATTGGTGGCAGATTGGATTCCTCTGATCGACCAATCGGACTGCAAGACTTCGATGACAATGAGTTTGATGACAG ACTTCCTGAAGAATGGTTAGGCCTTGGAATAGTTGAAGGTACAGTCTACCCGGTTCCTGGCAAGGCATTATTTGCACAAGGAAACACTTGA